The following proteins are co-located in the Corynebacterium aquilae DSM 44791 genome:
- a CDS encoding CCA tRNA nucleotidyltransferase translates to MTPTEKTQPDTRDDALRAAEKVLGDIAQRHRRLTAAFAEAGHELYLVGGPVRDALLGRVSADLDFTTSATPEIIQPILEQYGDVVWTAGIEFGTVSCEKDHEQLEITTFRADAYDRVSRNPVVRFGESLEDDLVRRDFRVNAIAARMFDDGHVEIHDPLGGLGDLVAGVIDTPGAPEDSFNDDPLRMLRAARFVSQLGFTIADRVKDAMSAMAEQLDRITVERVQAEFTKLMLGTTPWEGVDILVDTGLCERFLPEIPALKLAPDEHLQHKDVYAHSLTVLRQACDLEDNGPDLILRLGALLHDIGKPDTRAAKPGGGVTFHQHEVVGAKLVRHRLKALKYPKDVINAVNNLVFLHMRFYGYSDQAWTDSAVRRYVNDAGDLLDRLNKIVRADCTTRNKKKSARLSRAYDNLEQRIAELAEQEDLAKVRPDLDGGDIMRILGIAPGPTVGKAWSFLKELRLERGPLGVEEAEKELLAWWEENKPEA, encoded by the coding sequence GTGACTCCGACGGAAAAAACCCAGCCCGACACGCGCGACGATGCACTTCGCGCCGCCGAAAAGGTCCTTGGCGATATTGCCCAGCGCCACCGGCGACTGACCGCTGCCTTCGCAGAGGCCGGACACGAGCTGTACCTCGTTGGTGGACCAGTCCGCGACGCCTTGCTCGGACGGGTCAGCGCAGACCTTGACTTCACGACCTCCGCCACCCCGGAGATCATCCAGCCCATTCTCGAACAATACGGCGACGTCGTCTGGACCGCTGGTATCGAGTTCGGCACCGTGAGCTGCGAAAAAGACCACGAGCAGCTGGAAATCACCACCTTCCGCGCTGACGCCTATGACCGGGTCAGCCGCAACCCCGTGGTGCGCTTCGGCGAAAGCCTCGAAGACGACCTGGTGCGCCGTGACTTCCGCGTCAACGCCATCGCTGCCCGCATGTTCGACGACGGGCACGTCGAAATTCACGACCCCCTCGGCGGTCTCGGTGATCTGGTAGCCGGAGTGATTGACACCCCGGGCGCCCCGGAGGATTCCTTCAATGACGATCCCCTCCGCATGCTGCGCGCCGCCCGCTTTGTGTCCCAACTCGGATTCACCATCGCGGACCGGGTGAAAGACGCCATGAGCGCAATGGCCGAGCAGCTCGACCGCATCACCGTCGAAAGAGTTCAAGCCGAGTTCACCAAACTCATGCTGGGCACTACCCCGTGGGAAGGCGTGGACATTCTCGTCGACACGGGCCTGTGTGAACGATTCCTCCCGGAGATTCCTGCCCTCAAGCTCGCCCCCGACGAGCACCTGCAGCACAAAGACGTCTACGCCCACTCCCTGACGGTGCTGCGCCAGGCATGTGACTTGGAGGACAACGGTCCGGATTTGATCCTGCGTTTGGGTGCGCTGCTGCACGACATCGGTAAGCCTGATACTCGGGCGGCGAAACCAGGTGGAGGAGTCACCTTTCACCAGCATGAGGTCGTTGGCGCGAAACTCGTCCGGCACCGACTCAAAGCCCTGAAGTACCCCAAGGACGTTATCAACGCGGTGAACAACCTAGTGTTCCTGCACATGCGTTTCTACGGCTATAGCGACCAAGCCTGGACCGACAGTGCTGTGCGTCGCTACGTTAACGATGCCGGTGACCTCCTGGATCGCTTGAACAAAATTGTGCGAGCCGACTGCACCACCAGAAATAAGAAGAAATCTGCTCGCCTTTCCCGCGCCTACGACAACCTAGAGCAGCGCATCGCGGAACTGGCAGAACAAGAAGATCTTGCGAAGGTGCGCCCCGATTTGGACGGCGGCGACATCATGCGCATTCTGGGCATTGCCCCCGGCCCAACGGTGGGCAAAGCATGGTCGTTTTTGAAGGAACTGCGCCTAGAGCGTGGCCCCCTGGGCGTTGAGGAAGCAGAAAAAGAACTACTCGCCTGGTGGGAAGAGAACAAACCAGAGGCCTAA
- a CDS encoding murein biosynthesis integral membrane protein MurJ: MSIDPRAQGSAGQRGRIVRPQPPAPVPTVRPSAKAKKAGQDASVSLSGAPAPSPVGGGAGVRQSDRDVVRSTGSMAIATLVSRITGFLRNVAIGATMGPAVGSAFNTANTLPNLITEIVLGAVLTSLVVPVLVRAEKEDPDQGAAFIRRLLTMSASLLIAVTVLSVVGAPLLTRLTLGSASKVNVVQSTSFAYLLLPQILFYGVSALLMAVLNTKGVFKPGAWAPVANNVVSLVVLALYWLVPGGLTPSEQAGISDPHILLLGVGTTLGVVVQALILIPPARRLGIDLRPLWGIDDRLKQFGSMAVAIVVYVAISQAGYMITTRIAAASDERAPMLYQQAWLLLQMPYGIIGVTLLTAIMPRLSRSAADGDHRAVVRDLTLATKLTYVALIPVIVFLTAFGVQVAQGLFAYLAFDAKSAELLGLTLSFSAFTLIPYALVLLHLRVFYAREEAWTPTFIIAGITTTKVLLSLVAVVVASAPSRVVVLLGAANGFGFIAGAVIGALLLKRKLGDLHLRDIAKTTLWTLVASAVGVFVAKNVDVAFGFALPGVWSALGSVGQLLRVAVAGVIFLVVTGLVLFKSGLEEVAAFSRAMGRIPGLRRFAAADDEAEQAVSPEEAGHEAATLAGIEPFSASPQLPPMSAGVVRPPRLVAGAPVMGGRFRLLKQHGRVPGARFWQAKEQSTGRQVALVFVDTAGAPPKRPVSPAAAAAAAAEVARLTRKLATLGHPAVADNISVFTYRAGCLVVADWVTGSSLPAVTEVAPSAAAAALAPLADAAAEAAEVGTHVGVDDVARLRVQTDGTVRLAFPAVLPGVTARDDVAGIGGALAALLEIAQTSECHEESLDSADCLVVRLGELLTAADGVEVPEGPLAQAAVVPVVEDAPSSAINTHTGTAQSSDEVVDAAPKMRPLSGDEVRRRPAVVARLLRLASGDKSQLTAAAESNPRPEDAEAGFGDKSYTRRALAGVVVAVIAVMLIIALGVAYVASKFGGTHSDNPVGHDAVIKVIPDAQQKLRALGAVEWQPDPVVEGEEDNPGLADAVVDGDEDTQWVTKRYETQFGTPNTAKPGVGVLITLETPMRLTEATISAKTAGTGVEIYGVPDGRFVSLDQAQLLGSTVLDSGETTVALKSPEAYGRVLVFVTRLPLPEPADIGEVWLKGRAPVASSTPAAPAVGAGEVSSAQ; this comes from the coding sequence GTGAGCATTGATCCGCGTGCGCAAGGTTCTGCTGGTCAGCGTGGTCGTATTGTGCGGCCGCAGCCGCCGGCGCCGGTCCCTACTGTGAGGCCGAGTGCGAAGGCGAAAAAGGCTGGGCAGGATGCGTCGGTGTCGTTGTCTGGTGCGCCTGCGCCGTCGCCTGTTGGTGGTGGTGCTGGGGTGCGGCAGTCTGATCGTGATGTGGTGCGGTCGACTGGTTCGATGGCGATTGCGACGTTGGTGAGCCGTATTACTGGCTTCCTGCGCAATGTTGCGATTGGTGCGACGATGGGTCCGGCTGTGGGTTCGGCGTTTAATACGGCGAATACGTTGCCGAACTTGATTACTGAGATTGTTCTTGGTGCGGTGTTGACTTCTTTGGTGGTGCCGGTGTTGGTGCGTGCCGAGAAGGAGGATCCGGATCAGGGTGCGGCGTTTATTCGTCGTTTGTTGACGATGTCGGCGTCGTTGTTGATTGCGGTGACGGTGTTGTCTGTGGTGGGGGCGCCGTTGTTGACGCGGTTGACGTTGGGTTCGGCGTCGAAGGTCAATGTGGTGCAGTCGACGTCGTTTGCGTATTTGTTGTTGCCGCAGATTTTGTTTTATGGCGTGTCGGCGCTGTTGATGGCGGTGTTGAATACGAAGGGGGTGTTTAAGCCGGGGGCGTGGGCGCCGGTGGCGAACAATGTTGTGTCGCTGGTGGTGTTGGCGTTGTATTGGTTGGTTCCGGGTGGTTTGACGCCGTCGGAGCAGGCGGGGATTAGTGATCCGCATATTTTGTTGTTGGGTGTGGGTACGACGCTTGGTGTGGTGGTGCAGGCGTTGATTTTGATTCCGCCTGCGCGTCGTTTGGGTATTGATTTACGCCCGTTGTGGGGCATTGATGATCGTTTGAAGCAGTTCGGCTCGATGGCTGTGGCGATTGTTGTGTATGTGGCTATTTCGCAGGCCGGGTACATGATTACGACGCGTATTGCGGCGGCTAGTGATGAGCGCGCGCCGATGTTGTATCAGCAGGCGTGGCTGTTGTTGCAGATGCCGTACGGCATTATTGGTGTGACGTTGTTGACGGCGATTATGCCGCGCTTGTCGCGGTCGGCGGCTGATGGTGATCACCGTGCGGTGGTGCGTGATCTGACGTTGGCGACGAAGTTGACGTATGTGGCGTTGATTCCGGTGATCGTGTTCTTGACGGCGTTTGGTGTGCAGGTGGCTCAGGGCTTGTTTGCGTATCTGGCGTTTGATGCGAAGTCGGCTGAGTTGCTTGGTTTGACGTTGTCGTTTTCGGCGTTCACGTTGATTCCTTATGCGTTGGTGTTGTTGCACTTACGGGTGTTTTATGCGCGTGAGGAGGCGTGGACTCCGACGTTTATTATTGCGGGCATTACGACGACGAAGGTGTTGTTGTCGTTGGTGGCTGTGGTGGTGGCATCGGCGCCGTCGCGGGTGGTGGTGCTGTTGGGTGCCGCGAATGGTTTTGGCTTCATTGCGGGTGCTGTGATTGGTGCTTTGTTGTTGAAGCGGAAGCTGGGGGATTTGCATTTGCGTGATATCGCGAAGACGACGCTGTGGACGCTGGTGGCGTCTGCGGTGGGTGTTTTTGTGGCGAAGAATGTGGATGTTGCGTTTGGTTTCGCGTTGCCTGGGGTGTGGTCGGCGTTGGGTAGTGTTGGCCAGTTGTTGCGGGTGGCTGTTGCTGGCGTGATCTTCTTGGTGGTGACGGGCTTGGTGTTGTTTAAGTCCGGTTTGGAGGAGGTTGCGGCGTTTTCGCGGGCGATGGGCAGGATTCCTGGTTTGCGTCGTTTTGCTGCGGCTGATGATGAGGCTGAGCAGGCGGTGTCGCCGGAGGAGGCTGGTCATGAGGCTGCGACGTTGGCGGGTATTGAGCCGTTTAGTGCGTCGCCGCAGTTGCCGCCGATGTCTGCTGGTGTGGTGCGTCCGCCGCGGTTGGTGGCTGGTGCTCCGGTGATGGGTGGCCGGTTCCGTTTGTTGAAGCAGCATGGTCGGGTTCCGGGTGCGCGTTTTTGGCAGGCGAAGGAGCAGTCGACGGGCCGTCAGGTGGCGTTGGTGTTTGTGGATACGGCGGGTGCTCCGCCGAAGCGTCCGGTGTCGCCGGCGGCTGCTGCGGCGGCTGCTGCTGAGGTGGCGCGGTTGACGCGGAAGTTGGCGACGTTGGGTCATCCGGCGGTGGCGGATAACATTTCGGTGTTTACTTACCGTGCGGGTTGTTTGGTAGTGGCGGATTGGGTGACTGGTTCGTCGTTGCCGGCGGTGACTGAGGTTGCGCCGAGTGCTGCTGCGGCGGCGTTGGCGCCGTTGGCTGATGCGGCGGCTGAGGCTGCTGAGGTGGGCACCCATGTGGGTGTGGATGATGTGGCTCGGTTGCGGGTGCAAACTGATGGCACGGTGCGTTTGGCGTTTCCTGCGGTGTTGCCGGGGGTGACTGCTCGTGATGATGTGGCGGGTATTGGTGGCGCTTTGGCGGCGTTGTTGGAGATTGCGCAGACTTCTGAGTGCCATGAGGAGTCGTTGGATTCGGCGGACTGTTTGGTGGTTCGTTTGGGTGAGTTGTTGACGGCTGCTGATGGGGTTGAGGTGCCGGAGGGTCCGTTGGCGCAGGCGGCGGTGGTGCCGGTTGTGGAGGATGCGCCTTCGAGTGCGATTAATACGCACACTGGCACGGCGCAGTCTTCGGATGAGGTGGTGGATGCTGCCCCCAAGATGCGTCCGCTCAGTGGTGATGAGGTGCGGCGTCGTCCGGCTGTGGTGGCGCGTTTGTTGCGTTTGGCTAGTGGGGATAAGTCGCAGTTGACTGCGGCGGCGGAGTCGAATCCGCGGCCGGAGGATGCTGAGGCTGGTTTTGGCGATAAGAGCTATACCCGCCGGGCGCTTGCTGGTGTGGTGGTTGCTGTGATTGCGGTGATGCTGATTATTGCTTTGGGTGTCGCGTATGTGGCGTCGAAGTTTGGTGGCACCCATTCTGATAATCCGGTGGGCCATGATGCTGTGATTAAGGTGATTCCGGATGCGCAGCAGAAGTTGCGTGCTTTGGGTGCTGTTGAGTGGCAGCCGGACCCGGTGGTTGAGGGCGAGGAGGATAATCCTGGTCTTGCTGATGCCGTGGTGGATGGCGATGAGGACACCCAGTGGGTGACTAAGCGTTATGAGACGCAGTTCGGTACCCCGAATACGGCGAAGCCGGGGGTGGGTGTGCTGATCACCTTGGAGACTCCGATGCGTTTGACGGAGGCGACGATTTCGGCGAAGACTGCGGGCACTGGGGTGGAGATTTATGGTGTTCCGGATGGTCGCTTTGTGTCGTTGGATCAGGCCCAGTTGTTGGGTTCGACGGTGTTGGATAGTGGTGAGACGACGGTGGCGTTGAAGTCGCCGGAGGCGTATGGCCGGGTGTTGGTGTTTGTGACCCGGTTGCCGTTGCCGGAGCCTGCGGATATTGGTGAGGTGTGGTTGAAGGGTCGGGCGCCGGTGGCGTCGAGTACGCCGGCGGCCCCCGCTGTGGGGGCGGGGGAGGTGTCGTCCGCCCAGTAG
- a CDS encoding sigma-70 family RNA polymerase sigma factor has protein sequence MAVQGRVVGRGDGLRPGRGRSAARVGCGHVRPHEVGFDVGEVIARRWAERRQAAAAQTEAEAARVRSDVAEAAVAVGPVDGPLAGVGDGCGVPAAPVAACPDAAARGGADNAVGAAGPESGVGAAGAGAVTGKKRRETREELIERIKREWAVPEEDAAPPAVAPARVRGGTAPAARLHQVSKPQGAKDRDHELVRAYVAGDEAAFDVLVKKHEHRMKRVARKWANAEEDTEDIVQEALLNAARKLESFRFEAKVSTWLHRLVVNSAHSYYRQKSLETVSLDEEGGLGESVQRRYSYDPFDRWEDRFDVMLRLRHIPAQTLAVLYTVDMLGLPLRQAADELGMPRKELTKLRDQGRQAVAEGMDQPADEVADCVPYLHSVA, from the coding sequence ATGGCCGTTCAGGGGCGTGTGGTGGGGCGTGGGGATGGGTTGCGTCCTGGGCGTGGTCGGTCTGCGGCGCGGGTGGGGTGTGGGCATGTGCGCCCGCATGAGGTGGGTTTTGATGTGGGGGAGGTGATTGCGCGGCGGTGGGCTGAGCGCCGTCAAGCGGCTGCTGCTCAAACTGAAGCTGAAGCAGCTAGGGTGAGGTCGGATGTGGCTGAGGCGGCTGTGGCTGTGGGGCCGGTGGATGGGCCGCTGGCTGGTGTGGGGGATGGGTGTGGTGTGCCTGCTGCGCCGGTGGCTGCGTGCCCGGATGCTGCTGCGAGGGGAGGTGCTGATAACGCTGTGGGGGCTGCGGGTCCCGAAAGTGGGGTGGGGGCTGCGGGTGCAGGAGCAGTAACGGGGAAGAAGCGCCGGGAGACGAGGGAGGAGCTAATTGAGCGGATTAAGCGCGAGTGGGCGGTGCCGGAGGAGGATGCTGCCCCGCCGGCGGTTGCTCCGGCACGGGTGCGTGGGGGGACAGCTCCGGCGGCGCGGCTGCATCAGGTGTCTAAGCCGCAAGGTGCAAAGGATCGGGATCATGAGTTGGTGCGCGCTTATGTGGCGGGCGATGAGGCGGCGTTTGATGTGCTGGTGAAAAAGCATGAGCACCGGATGAAGCGGGTGGCCCGGAAGTGGGCGAACGCGGAGGAGGATACGGAGGACATTGTGCAGGAGGCCTTGTTGAATGCGGCCCGGAAGTTGGAGAGTTTCCGATTTGAGGCGAAGGTGTCGACGTGGCTGCATCGTTTGGTGGTCAATTCTGCGCACAGCTATTACCGGCAGAAGAGTTTGGAGACGGTGTCTTTGGATGAGGAGGGTGGTTTGGGGGAGTCGGTGCAGCGCCGCTATTCCTATGATCCTTTTGATCGGTGGGAGGATCGTTTTGATGTGATGTTGCGGTTGCGGCATATTCCGGCGCAGACGTTGGCGGTGTTGTACACGGTGGACATGTTGGGGTTGCCGTTGCGGCAGGCGGCTGATGAGTTGGGCATGCCCCGCAAGGAGTTGACGAAGTTGCGTGATCAGGGCCGCCAGGCGGTGGCGGAGGGGATGGATCAGCCGGCCGATGAGGTGGCGGATTGTGTGCCTTACCTGCATAGTGTGGCGTGA
- the trxB gene encoding thioredoxin-disulfide reductase: MAAADNVVDVVIVGSGPAGYTAALYAARAELKPLVFEGIEYGGSLMTTTEVENFPGFPEGIMGPELMENMRTQAERFGADLRQELVEELELEGDVKRIVAGGEEFFARTVVLAMGAAPRYLGVDGEQKLLGRGVSACATCDGFFFRDQDIAVIGGGDSAMEEAMFLTKFASNVTIVHRRDEFRASAIMLERARNNDKIRFVTNTVVEAVEGEDKVTGLRVKNTATGEVSTLDVTAMFVAIGLDPRSEIVRGQVDVDDAGYVLVNHPSTATNVAGVFAAGDLVDSHYQQGITAAGSGCRAAIDVEHFLADQD; this comes from the coding sequence ATGGCTGCTGCCGATAATGTTGTCGATGTTGTGATTGTGGGTTCTGGCCCTGCTGGTTATACGGCGGCGCTGTATGCGGCGCGCGCTGAGTTGAAGCCGCTGGTGTTTGAGGGCATTGAGTACGGTGGCTCGTTGATGACGACCACTGAGGTGGAGAATTTTCCGGGTTTCCCTGAGGGGATTATGGGCCCGGAGTTGATGGAGAATATGCGCACCCAGGCGGAGCGTTTTGGCGCGGATTTGCGCCAGGAGCTGGTCGAGGAGCTTGAGCTCGAGGGCGATGTGAAGCGCATCGTTGCCGGCGGGGAGGAGTTTTTTGCCCGGACTGTGGTGTTGGCGATGGGTGCTGCGCCGCGGTATTTGGGGGTTGATGGTGAGCAGAAGTTGTTGGGTCGTGGTGTTTCGGCGTGTGCGACCTGTGATGGTTTCTTCTTCCGCGATCAGGACATTGCGGTGATTGGTGGTGGTGATTCCGCGATGGAGGAGGCGATGTTTTTGACGAAGTTCGCTTCCAACGTGACGATTGTGCACCGTCGTGATGAGTTCCGTGCCAGCGCGATCATGTTGGAGCGGGCCCGCAACAACGACAAGATCCGGTTTGTCACCAACACTGTGGTTGAGGCTGTTGAGGGCGAGGATAAGGTCACTGGGTTGCGGGTGAAAAATACTGCCACTGGTGAAGTGTCGACCTTGGATGTGACGGCGATGTTCGTGGCGATCGGTTTGGATCCGCGTTCGGAGATCGTGCGCGGTCAGGTTGATGTCGATGATGCGGGTTATGTGTTGGTCAACCACCCGTCGACGGCGACGAATGTTGCGGGTGTGTTTGCTGCTGGTGATTTGGTGGATTCGCACTATCAGCAGGGCATTACTGCGGCTGGTTCCGGTTGCCGTGCCGCGATTGATGTGGAGCACTTCCTGGCCGACCAGGACTAA
- the trxA gene encoding thioredoxin — translation MSNAQAVTAENFRSTVIDADKPVLVDFWAEWCGPCKKLSPVIDEVAEEMGDDAVVVKVNVDEQRELGAMFQIMSIPTVLIFNKGQKVADFVGVKPKSTYVAKLRELI, via the coding sequence ATGAGCAACGCACAAGCTGTCACCGCCGAGAATTTCCGTAGCACTGTTATTGATGCCGATAAGCCGGTGTTGGTTGATTTTTGGGCCGAGTGGTGTGGCCCCTGTAAGAAGCTGTCTCCGGTGATCGATGAGGTCGCTGAGGAGATGGGTGATGATGCGGTGGTCGTGAAGGTGAACGTTGATGAGCAGCGGGAGCTGGGTGCGATGTTCCAGATCATGTCGATCCCGACCGTGCTGATTTTCAATAAAGGCCAAAAAGTTGCCGATTTTGTGGGTGTGAAGCCGAAATCCACGTATGTGGCTAAGCTGCGTGAGCTCATCTAA
- a CDS encoding N-acetylmuramoyl-L-alanine amidase → MSESLRVGDIDPRVAQARAALAGLGLLAASGDQDRFAEADTVFDEELQGALRAFQQSRGGVANGELNDATLRMLKEASFKLGARVLAFHPNNVLTGDDVISLQDQLHELGFYTGRIDGSFGANTHEAVLNYQMNYGLNVDGICGPNTVRSLGYLGLRITGGSPAAIKEREQVRQAGPRLTGKRVVIDPALGGVNKGQMVSGPFGSISEEEILWDLASRVEGRMVAAGMETIISRPRMSNPTYEDRASIANAFGADLMISLQCDSYPNEKASGCATFYYGSQQGASSLTGESLSDFIQREITARTNLINCGNHARTWDILRLTNMPTVDVVAGYLSNPQDVEILTDPVMRDTIAEAIVVAVKRLYLLEDDDLPTGTYTFSTLLQEELL, encoded by the coding sequence GTGTCGGAGAGTTTGCGGGTTGGCGACATCGACCCCCGTGTGGCTCAAGCCCGGGCCGCTTTGGCGGGCTTGGGGCTTCTTGCCGCGTCCGGGGATCAGGACAGGTTCGCGGAGGCTGATACCGTTTTTGATGAGGAGCTGCAGGGCGCGTTGCGCGCGTTCCAGCAGTCGCGGGGCGGTGTCGCTAACGGTGAGCTCAACGATGCGACGTTGCGGATGCTGAAGGAAGCATCCTTCAAGCTGGGTGCGCGCGTGCTGGCGTTCCACCCGAATAATGTCCTCACCGGCGATGATGTGATTTCTCTGCAGGATCAGCTGCACGAGTTGGGTTTTTACACGGGCCGCATTGATGGCAGTTTTGGTGCGAATACGCACGAGGCTGTGCTGAATTATCAGATGAATTACGGGCTGAATGTGGATGGCATTTGTGGCCCAAATACGGTGCGCTCCTTGGGTTATTTGGGGTTGCGCATCACTGGTGGTTCGCCGGCCGCGATTAAGGAGCGGGAGCAGGTCCGTCAGGCGGGTCCCCGCCTGACCGGCAAGCGAGTGGTCATTGATCCGGCGTTGGGTGGTGTCAATAAGGGGCAGATGGTTTCTGGTCCTTTTGGCAGCATCAGCGAGGAGGAGATCCTGTGGGATTTGGCATCCCGGGTGGAGGGCCGCATGGTGGCCGCCGGCATGGAGACGATTATTTCCCGGCCGCGGATGTCTAATCCGACGTATGAGGATCGTGCTTCGATTGCCAATGCTTTCGGCGCGGACTTGATGATCTCTTTGCAGTGCGATTCTTATCCGAATGAGAAGGCCAGCGGCTGTGCGACCTTCTACTACGGCTCCCAGCAGGGGGCGAGTTCGCTGACCGGCGAGAGCCTGTCTGATTTCATTCAGCGGGAGATCACGGCGCGCACCAATTTGATCAATTGCGGTAATCACGCCCGCACCTGGGATATTTTGCGTTTGACGAATATGCCGACGGTGGATGTGGTGGCCGGCTATTTGAGCAATCCGCAGGATGTGGAGATCCTCACCGACCCGGTGATGCGCGATACCATCGCGGAGGCCATTGTGGTCGCCGTGAAGCGCCTGTACCTGTTGGAAGACGATGATCTGCCGACCGGCACCTACACGTTCTCCACGTTGCTGCAGGAAGAACTCCTCTAG
- the trhA gene encoding PAQR family membrane homeostasis protein TrhA, translated as MDSLSSAAHFRGQRPSLRGWFHLVAAIVGALAGVVLFVVAALRLTPLQTLSVGVYVVGVVLLFGVSAAYHRGPWKTPETVAWWRRADHSTIAVFIAATYTPMCAIALNPQAAKWMLSIAWVGALASVVMNLVWITHPRLLGTAIYLVLGWLIVPLIPELWRNAGSTVVWLLAAGGVVYTLGAVVYAIKWPGRHAKVLGFHEIFHAATIVAAVLHMIAVWIVVMGAAHT; from the coding sequence ATGGACTCTCTATCGTCTGCTGCACACTTTCGTGGTCAACGGCCATCGTTGCGTGGCTGGTTTCACCTCGTGGCAGCTATCGTCGGCGCTCTTGCCGGCGTCGTCTTATTTGTTGTGGCCGCGTTAAGGCTCACCCCGCTTCAGACGCTGTCTGTCGGCGTCTACGTCGTTGGGGTGGTGCTGTTGTTTGGGGTGTCCGCCGCGTACCATCGCGGGCCGTGGAAGACCCCTGAGACGGTTGCCTGGTGGCGCCGGGCGGATCATTCCACCATCGCGGTGTTTATTGCGGCGACCTACACCCCGATGTGTGCGATTGCGTTGAATCCGCAGGCGGCGAAATGGATGCTCAGCATTGCTTGGGTGGGGGCGCTGGCCTCAGTAGTGATGAATTTGGTGTGGATTACCCATCCGCGGCTTTTGGGCACGGCTATTTATTTGGTGCTGGGCTGGCTGATCGTGCCCTTGATCCCGGAGTTGTGGCGTAATGCGGGCTCGACTGTGGTGTGGCTGTTGGCTGCCGGTGGTGTGGTCTATACCCTTGGCGCGGTGGTGTATGCCATCAAGTGGCCGGGCCGCCACGCGAAGGTGTTGGGTTTTCATGAGATCTTCCACGCGGCCACCATCGTTGCTGCTGTGTTGCACATGATTGCGGTGTGGATTGTGGTGATGGGCGCGGCGCACACCTAG
- a CDS encoding ParB/RepB/Spo0J family partition protein, with protein MVKDSGKGGLGRGLGALIGAGAPQPRLGAGAADVVIGGGKKPANTPNPAPGAKKTKAPGLLNNTPTEKASNATTVDEFGATYQELPIGTIVPNEKQPRQVFDEEQLAELIHSIKEFGVMQPIVVRPNSTKDGYEIIMGERRWRAASKAGLKRIPAIIRHTPDGDMLRDALLENIHRAQLNPLEEAAAYQQLLEEFGVTQAELADKIGRSRPLITNMIRLLQLPVTVQRKVAAGVLSAGHARALLGLKAGAEAQEALANRVVAEGLSVRATEEAVTLANRGDQPHKKTREKAPTPEFFVRAADKLADGLDTKVTVTAGKKKGKIVVEFAGQEDFERIMNILQHGEE; from the coding sequence ATGGTTAAGGACTCAGGCAAAGGCGGCCTCGGCCGCGGTTTAGGCGCACTCATCGGCGCCGGCGCCCCACAGCCCCGCCTGGGCGCAGGTGCAGCAGACGTCGTCATCGGTGGCGGAAAAAAGCCCGCAAACACCCCAAACCCCGCACCCGGGGCAAAAAAGACCAAAGCCCCCGGGCTGCTGAACAACACCCCGACGGAAAAAGCCAGCAACGCCACCACCGTCGACGAATTCGGGGCAACCTACCAGGAGCTGCCCATCGGCACCATCGTGCCGAACGAAAAACAACCCCGCCAGGTCTTTGACGAAGAGCAACTCGCCGAACTGATCCACTCCATCAAAGAGTTCGGCGTCATGCAGCCCATCGTGGTGCGCCCCAACAGCACCAAAGACGGCTACGAAATCATCATGGGTGAGCGCCGCTGGCGCGCAGCCAGCAAAGCCGGGCTTAAACGCATCCCCGCCATCATCCGGCACACCCCCGACGGCGACATGCTGCGCGACGCGCTGCTAGAAAACATCCACCGGGCACAGCTCAACCCGCTGGAAGAAGCCGCCGCCTACCAGCAACTGCTCGAAGAATTCGGAGTCACCCAAGCCGAACTCGCCGACAAAATCGGTCGCTCCCGCCCGCTGATCACCAACATGATCCGCCTTTTGCAGCTGCCCGTCACAGTGCAACGCAAAGTCGCCGCCGGAGTGCTCTCCGCCGGGCATGCCCGCGCCCTGTTGGGACTCAAAGCCGGCGCCGAGGCCCAAGAGGCCCTAGCCAACCGCGTCGTCGCAGAAGGCCTGTCAGTGCGCGCCACCGAGGAAGCCGTCACCCTAGCCAACCGCGGCGACCAACCACACAAGAAAACCCGCGAAAAAGCCCCCACCCCCGAATTCTTCGTGCGGGCAGCAGACAAACTCGCCGACGGCTTGGACACCAAAGTCACCGTCACCGCGGGCAAGAAAAAAGGCAAGATCGTGGTCGAATTCGCCGGACAGGAAGACTTCGAACGCATCATGAACATCCTCCAGCACGGCGAAGAATAA